A stretch of DNA from Bos taurus isolate L1 Dominette 01449 registration number 42190680 breed Hereford chromosome 25, ARS-UCD2.0, whole genome shotgun sequence:
GGCCCTGCCCGCCTTCCCGACTCTACATGCTGCCCTGGACCCCCCGGCAGTGGGGCGCGGGCGAAGAGCAGGCGCCCAGGGAACGACGCCCCTCAGTGGGCAGCGGCCTCTCCCAGGCCTGGGACTCCAGAGAGAAAGCCCTTGGGGAACCAGGAACAGCCGCACAGGGCAGGTGAGGGGCTCGGCCGACGGCACTTGGGGCGAACCCAACAGGGGCCCACAGTGTGAGGAAATTTCAGTTGTCCCTACTGAATAATGGGTATGATCCGTCTCCCCACACCGGGCACCCTGGTCTCTGCCTTGGAGATATTCAGACTTGGCTTGGGGGAGATGACTGGGGGAGGCTGTAACCGGAGCATCTCAGTACCCCTCTCCCTGCGCCCCCAGCCCTCAGCCCTGGCCTCGAAGGCTTTCCTGGACTCGGAAAGAGCAGCTACGGCCTCGGCTGCCCCCAGGCCTGGCTGCCAAGCATTCCCTGGGAACTCCAGGTAGGTACAGGGTCCTGCCACCTTTACCCCCAAGACCCTTTTACTGATTCTGAGGCTGTTTTAATCTCTTCAAGtctcctgccctctctccccctgcccccgccccccagttCCTTTCTCCCCTCAGAGGACTTGGGGGGTGGCACCATCAAAGATGGCCCTGCTAGCGCCCTGGGACCCCAACTATGAGGCTACAGCAGGACGTCGGCTGGTGTGGGTGAGTTGGGGGTGCCTGTGGCACCGACCTCGGGCGGGACAGGGATGCCTTGGGAGGGCTGAAGCTCAAGGAATCTttcctgtccctccctccctgtacAGGGACCCAGCTGTGCGTCTGGCGTCTCCTTCTCAGGCCGGACCTTGTACCATCCCTCATTCTGGCCTCTGTACCAGGCAGCCTCATGCAGGGGCCTCAGGCCCAGTCTAGCAGGACATCGGGGTGAAGAGCAAGCGCCCAGGACTGCAGGTACTGCCCTTGGTCCTCTCAGGCTCCACAGAGAACCAGTGCAGAGCTTGCCACCCCAGCAGCTTCTCCTCCCCAGGGTTCCCGGTGATGTGCTCTGAAGACGTCTTCTTTCTGGACCCTCTGCTGCCCCATGGGCAGCGTGTTCCCCTGTACCTATCTGAGGTCCCTCAGCAGGTAAGCGCTCCTCCTGCCTCGGCCTCACCCCAGCCTTCAGGCAGGGCTTGCGGGGAGCCActgcccctcctctctcctcaggTGATGGGCTCTCTGAAGCTGCTGCTCCCACGCCCGATCATGTCCCCCTGGCTCCTCCCCATTCCATCTTCAGGCTGCTCCACTACCTGGCTCAGTGGGCCAGAGCTGATCGCCCTCACTGGCCTCCTGCAGATGAGCCAGGGGGAACCAAGACCCAGCTCCTCAGGGGCTCCCGGGCTCCCTTCtggctccccagcccctgcctctgaTCACCCAGCTGCCAGTGGTGGCCCAGGCTGTTCTCACTGTGGGGAACCATCTCTCCCTGGGACCCCAGATGCCCAAGGTCCATAGCTCCTCCAGGGACAGAATGGGTCCTCTACTTTCCCAGGCAGGTTCTGTTGATAATAAAACTGTTGGTTTGCAAACAGGCTCCTCGTGGTCAATAACAGAGTGGGGTGCAGAGGCAGGGATGGAGTCTCTTCCTCTATCACAGCTTTGGCTGCCCCTCTCTGATTCTTGTTACTCATTCCCCCATAAGGTGGGGAATCTATGGACCTAAGACCTTTCCAGGCTGACCAAGCAGGGAAACTTTAATGAAGAGGGAGAGTGTACAGTATATTACTCTAGACTAGACTGAGTATATTAGAAGCAAGGACTCCCTCAGCTTTGCCAGGCCTGGGAGGAGGATTGTCTGAGCACAGAGCTGGCATTGGGAGAAGCAAActagggagtggggaggaagggggtGTCATCACTTCagcgggggcgggggagagggCGGTGGGGGCACTAGTGTAAGATACCTGGTGCTCTCATCCCTCTTGCGCAGGGGTCCCAGGACTTTGGCAGACACCTGGCAAACCTGcacgtggggggtgggggggggagggccAGGTCTGTATGTCTTCTGCATCATCGATGTTGTCATCAtcaggggcagggtggggggccaAAGCGGACTTGAGAGTCTGGGGTGATGCTGCAGGAACTCTGTGGGGTAACAGGATCAGGGCTTTGGCTCAGGAGGTGTAGAAATGTATAGggttctggtggtggtggtgttttttaaGGGGAGAAGAGTTCTAGAATTTTCTCCCTTAAAAGAATCCAATTTCTTGGGGAACCTCCTCCCAAAGATTGGAAGGAATGGAGTGGGCAGCGGGTCCTAGCAGGCAGCTTGGTGCTTCTGCTGGTCACACGTCCTGGGCACATCTGGACTTTAGAGACACTCCGCCATGGGGAAGGGGCCTTTGGGGTTGAGAAGGGGTGGGCGGGAAGGCATTCTTAACCTgcactttttttcctccttacaCTCCCGTCTGTCAGCTATACTGAGTGGTGTCCTGTCgaggggaggcgggggtgggagttggcagggagatgggggtgggatgTCTTCTCACCCCGGCCTCCGCGAGGTTCTGGAACTCCAGCCGAGCGTAGCTATGTGGGCGGGACCTGGCCCCAGGGGCGTGGCCTCGCACCTCCAGGGGAGGGACCAGATCCAGGTCCACGTAGTTGAGGCCTTGGTCCGGGGGCTCGGGGTTGGCAGTGCCCATTCCTATGTAGTCCGCAGCCGCATACTCAATGCATACGTACTCCCCGGCTAACTCTGATGGCGGCTGCAAGCAGGGCTGAGCCCCAGCCCGTCCCCAGCCGTCTCGGATGCCGAGATGAACGCCTTGGAGCCCGGGTCCAGGCTCCCCGGCCCCGGAGGAAAGAGGCAAGAAACTTGAGGAAAAGGACCGTGGTGCACAACAGCTCATGGTCACGTATTCAGTGACCCCTCCATCCTGGAGCGGCTGGCGGGAAGCTGCTTTGGTGGAAGCGGGAAGGCCCGGGGGCTCCATCACAACGTAGCCGCCGGCTTGGCCGCCCTTCATGGGCTCGTAGTCACTCCCGGCTCCCATTGTTATGTAGCCCCCGCCCTGCTCCAACCTCGCAGGGTTGGAGACTGCCTCCCCAAGCCTCGCCAGGGTCTTGAGGGTTGCTTGCTCGCTGGTCTCACTCGGGCCATTCCGACGGTACAGCTCGCTTGTTTGGGCCGCGGAGTCTGGGGTCTCATAAGATTGGGGGACAGAGGGTCTGAAAGCTCCCGTTGGGGGCTTTCTTGGCAGTGGCTCAGCCCTGCCAACAGCACCACTGTCCCCGATTCGCTTCATGGCGGCCAGGACGGTCTCGTGAATGCTTTGGGCCACCACGGCGTCGGGGGCCTGTAGCCACAGCTCCCCGGGACCCGTGGGTGCCGAGCGGCCGAGctccaggaagaagaaagagtctGCGTGGCCGCACCGGCGCACGCTGAGCAGGGACAGGCGCAGGGCCGGCGGCGGAGATGCCCCGGTGGCCCCGGAGCCTCTGCCCCCTGGCTTCCGCAGCAGACTCAGTACCCCGGAACCCAGGCACAGGCAGTAGCCGCCGCTGCCCAGGCCTCGTGCCCGCCCCAGCCCCTTGGGTCGCAGCGTCACAGGCCAGACGTCCTGAAATGGAGCGAGGATCCAGGCCCCGGGGTCCTCGTGGGAACTGGGACCTGAAGAGACAATGGGCTGGTCACCGGGGCTCCGGGCCGGCAGGTTGGAGACACTGTGCCCCGGGGAATGAAAACCCGAAGGTGTAAACCCTTCAGGTTTGGACTTAACTTCGGAGACCCTTGGGAGGGACGGTCTACGGATAAACCAAGTCcagaaaccaccaccaccccaacacacacacattacccCCAGCCGCATCTCCGGCGGCGCGGGGCTGGGGCCTCACCGGCGGTGGCGCGCGCCTCGAGCAGGGCGCTGTACCACGCCTGCTGCTCCGCCTCGCTGGCCGCCGCCACGCCCAGGCTGCGGTCGCGCGTGTACAGGACGATCAGGTGGCGCTGGCGCGCGTCCATGCGCTTGCTGATGGTGCAGGCGCCCCCCAGGCTCACGCTGAACTTGGGCGGCGTTCGGCCGGCACGGAACTTCTTCTCGCTTTCGTAACACTCAAGGCGCGGCGGGTCGGCGCGGAGCACAAAAAAGCGGCGGCGTTGGGACTTCTGCTTCCGCAGGTGGCCGCAGAGCCGCACGTCAGCCGGGCAGACCCAGGGCCGCGGCGGACCCAGAGCCACGGCGGCCGACTGGGCCTCTGGGGTCGTCGTGGGGTCTCCGGGCTTCATTCTTGCCCAAAGCAACCAGGTGGCCGAAGCAAGGGGCTGGGACGGCTGGGAAGGGACTGGCAGAGGCGGGGTAGAAAGAGCGGTCCCCGGGGACGGGGGCGGCGTCCTGACCGGTCTGGATACTCCGCGTCTCTCTCCTGCTCCCGACTTCGTTTGGCCCCTCGCTGCGCGCAGCATGTGCCCCAGTGGCGCCCGGTGGCCTGAGATACCCAGGTCTCCGAcggcctcccctcctctcccctccctcctaacAGGGATCGCGCCTAAGTCCCCACCCCCGCGAGGTTAACCCTCGCGCACCCCGGCGGTGGGAGTGGAGTTTGAGTCGGGAAGTCCAGGAGAGGCGGCCTctgcctcaccccaccccacaccgTCGGGGCTGGGCTTTCGCAGGAGCCGGGGAGTGATCTGAGCTGATTGCCAAGAAGGCAGCCAGGGAAGGCGCGTGTGCGGGGAGCCACGTCTGTGGTGAACACGCTGGTGGGTCCTGGGGGGTGGGCGGACCGCTGAGCCGGGCCACCCTTACAGCGGCGCCCGCGGCTCCCCACTCCGGCTCTAGGCACCCGGGTCCCCGCCCCCTTCCCACCCATGAAAGGGTCTGTTCTTTCTTCCCTAGTAATTCTGGGAGCCAGGGCGACTGAGCTTTGGGCCATGCTCATTTCGGAGGAGCTAGAGGTTTAGTTTCTCTGCGGAGTTAGGGCCGATAGCAGGTGTCTTGGGGGGAGTTAACTTCTGCGTTGATCTGCTGCAGACCATACCCACCAGGGTCCCAATCAAGTGTCACTGAAGGGGGAAGAGACCCTCTCTCAGGGGCCCTTCCCTCTGGCTGCACTAGTGCCCTCGGCCCCTCCCCACCATCACTGTTCAAAAGGAAGGCTGGCCAGGCCAGCTGGAAGCTCTGATTATGTAGACTCATTGCACTGAGGGAGGTGCCCTTTGCCCCTCGCATCCCCAGACGTTTGAAATGTGGCTGGAATTCAGACGTTTTGACACCCCACTTCTGATCCTTCCAAGGACCACCTGCTCATGTTGGAGGTGATAGCACTGGTCAGTGCACACTCTGTGAGACAAACTGGCAGCTGACACATGGGTGGGGGTCTTAGAGGACCTTACCATATCACTGTTGGGGCAGGTCGTTTACCTGAAGTAGGGGAGCTGAGGGTTTGGAAGAGGAAGAGGGTGACTGTAGCCCCTATTAAACGTGGTGCCGTCGGGTGAGGAGGGAGTTATACCAGCAGGACTGAGGCAAGGCCCCCTGGATCTTTTCTCCAGGCTAGACCATGGGCCGAGCAAGCCTGAGCAGGGAGGGCTGGGTTTCCACCCACACTCCTCCACTTCCCAGGCGTGGAAGGGCCTGGTCTATGAACTGCAGAAGACAATGGTGTGATGTGCAGGGAGGCTAGGATCATTGAACATCTTTAAGGGTTGTGTTCAAAGTGTGATACAGAGTACCACCTGGCATTGTGAGGATGGGCATCTGCCCAGTGGGCAGGTGATGCCCAAGCCTGCTCCAGGTGCCTTCCTGTGAGCACAGCCTCTCCGCAGGTGCCAGAGAGGTGGTACCTGCAGCTCAGGTGGTACACGGGGGCTAGCTGCAGCCTCCACCTCTGATGGATGTTGTCTAGGGAGAGGCAAGTCTGGTAGATCCTGAAGTGGACATACAACTGAAGTACGTTCAAGGTCATGGCCTCCAGTGTGGCCTTGACATACGTGCCATGTGCGAAGTGGCAGGGACACAAGACACCTGCAGGCCTCTCCGCTTCCTAGTCCTGGTGCTGCCTCAATAAGCAGGGCACTCACAGGCCCACATACCTGCTGTGTGCTTGCCTGGAGCCTTTAATCCCCAGCCTTGATTTGAAGCTACCCCATGGgagggttggagaaggcaatggcaccccactccagtactcttgcctggagaatcccatggaccgaggagcctggtgggctgcagtccatcgggtctcgaagagttggacacaactgagcgacttcactttcacttttcactttcatgcgttggagaaggaaatggcaacccactccagtgttcttgcctggagaatcccagggacgggggagcctggtgggctgccgtctatgtggtcgcacagagtcagacacaactgaggcaacttagcagcagcagtatatccAGTCCTTCTAATTCCCTACCATCCAGTCCAccttgcagcaccccaggccttgtGCAATCACAGCCGCTGTCAGAGACCAGCTCCAGACCATCTGGTGTCACTGAACCCCTAAATGCCAGGTAAAGACAAAGCAGGAAGTAGCAGGGATAAGAGCATGGGCCCTGGGGGAGCAACCACGGTCCAGTGGGTTGGTCATCAATGCCAGGTGATTTACCCTGCTGGGTACCAGGAAAAGCCCCGAGCCAAACACCTGACCTAATCAGTTGCCCCGGCAACAACACTGCCCTTGATTCTACCCAGCCAAGATTTATTTCTGCTGGTTACCCTGGTAACTCGTCTTGCTCCCCTCAGTGACAGGAAATAACAGAACCTCAGCTCTGCTGGGTGAGAATGCCTCCCCCAACCTGAGGGGGTCCCCCTGTGCATCCCGATGCCAGGTGCAGGGCAGCTGAGGGATGGACTCCCACATTCCACGTGCCTTGGGAAGACTCACCACGGAGGAGCCtacagggaggaggctggggctcTGAGGCTCCCGACTCCCTCTCCTCTCTTGGGTTCTTGCTCCTCCGTGGAGCAGCATGTGGGGACAGCACCACCCACTTCCTCC
This window harbors:
- the SAP25 gene encoding histone deacetylase complex subunit SAP25 isoform X3, coding for MLPWTPRQWGAGEEQAPRERRPSVGSGLSQAWDSREKALGEPGTAAQGSPQPWPRRLSWTRKEQLRPRLPPGLAAKHSLGTPVSCPLSPCPRPPVPFSPQRTWGVAPSKMALLAPWDPNYEATAGRRLVWGPSCASGVSFSGRTLYHPSFWPLYQAASCRGLRPSLAGHRGEEQAPRTAGFPVMCSEDVFFLDPLLPHGQRVPLYLSEVPQQVMGSLKLLLPRPIMSPWLLPIPSSGCSTTWLSGPELIALTGLLQMSQGEPRPSSSGAPGLPSGSPAPASDHPAASGGPGCSHCGEPSLPGTPDAQGP
- the IRS3 gene encoding insulin receptor substrate 1 isoform X1, whose translation is MLRAARGQTKSGAGERRGVSRPVRTPPPSPGTALSTPPLPVPSQPSQPLASATWLLWARMKPGDPTTTPEAQSAAVALGPPRPWVCPADVRLCGHLRKQKSQRRRFFVLRADPPRLECYESEKKFRAGRTPPKFSVSLGGACTISKRMDARQRHLIVLYTRDRSLGVAAASEAEQQAWYSALLEARATAGPSSHEDPGAWILAPFQDVWPVTLRPKGLGRARGLGSGGYCLCLGSGVLSLLRKPGGRGSGATGASPPPALRLSLLSVRRCGHADSFFFLELGRSAPTGPGELWLQAPDAVVAQSIHETVLAAMKRIGDSGAVGRAEPLPRKPPTGAFRPSVPQSYETPDSAAQTSELYRRNGPSETSEQATLKTLARLGEAVSNPARLEQGGGYITMGAGSDYEPMKGGQAGGYVVMEPPGLPASTKAASRQPLQDGGVTEYVTMSCCAPRSFSSSFLPLSSGAGEPGPGLQGVHLGIRDGWGRAGAQPCLQPPSELAGEYVCIEYAAADYIGMGTANPEPPDQGLNYVDLDLVPPLEVRGHAPGARSRPHSYARLEFQNLAEAGVRRHPTPISLPTPTPASPRQDTTQYS
- the SAP25 gene encoding histone deacetylase complex subunit SAP25 isoform X2 → MLPWTPRQWGAGEEQAPRERRPSVGSGLSQAWDSREKALGEPGTAAQGSPQPWPRRLSWTRKEQLRPRLPPGLAAKHSLGTPVPFSPQRTWGVAPSKMALLAPWDPNYEATAGRRLVWGPSCASGVSFSGRTLYHPSFWPLYQAASCRGLRPSLAGHRGEEQAPRTAGFPVMCSEDVFFLDPLLPHGQRVPLYLSEVPQQVSAPPASASPQPSGRACGEPLPLLSPQVMGSLKLLLPRPIMSPWLLPIPSSGCSTTWLSGPELIALTGLLQMSQGEPRPSSSGAPGLPSGSPAPASDHPAASGGPGCSHCGEPSLPGTPDAQGP
- the SAP25 gene encoding histone deacetylase complex subunit SAP25 isoform X1; the protein is MLPWTPRQWGAGEEQAPRERRPSVGSGLSQAWDSREKALGEPGTAAQGSPQPWPRRLSWTRKEQLRPRLPPGLAAKHSLGTPVSCPLSPCPRPPVPFSPQRTWGVAPSKMALLAPWDPNYEATAGRRLVWGPSCASGVSFSGRTLYHPSFWPLYQAASCRGLRPSLAGHRGEEQAPRTAGFPVMCSEDVFFLDPLLPHGQRVPLYLSEVPQQVSAPPASASPQPSGRACGEPLPLLSPQVMGSLKLLLPRPIMSPWLLPIPSSGCSTTWLSGPELIALTGLLQMSQGEPRPSSSGAPGLPSGSPAPASDHPAASGGPGCSHCGEPSLPGTPDAQGP
- the SAP25 gene encoding histone deacetylase complex subunit SAP25 isoform X4; translated protein: MLPWTPRQWGAGEEQAPRERRPSVGSGLSQAWDSREKALGEPGTAAQGSPQPWPRRLSWTRKEQLRPRLPPGLAAKHSLGTPVPFSPQRTWGVAPSKMALLAPWDPNYEATAGRRLVWGPSCASGVSFSGRTLYHPSFWPLYQAASCRGLRPSLAGHRGEEQAPRTAGFPVMCSEDVFFLDPLLPHGQRVPLYLSEVPQQVMGSLKLLLPRPIMSPWLLPIPSSGCSTTWLSGPELIALTGLLQMSQGEPRPSSSGAPGLPSGSPAPASDHPAASGGPGCSHCGEPSLPGTPDAQGP
- the IRS3 gene encoding insulin receptor substrate 1 isoform X2; its protein translation is MLRAARGQTKSGAGERRGVSRPVRTPPPSPGTALSTPPLPVPSQPSQPLASATWLLWARMKPGDPTTTPEAQSAAVALGPPRPWVCPADVRLCGHLRKQKSQRRRFFVLRADPPRLECYESEKKFRAGRTPPKFSVSLGGACTISKRMDARQRHLIVLYTRDRSLGVAAASEAEQQAWYSALLEARATAGPSSHEDPGAWILAPFQDVWPVTLRPKGLGRARGLGSGGYCLCLGSGVLSLLRKPGGRGSGATGASPPPALRLSLLSVRRCGHADSFFFLELGRSAPTGPGELWLQAPDAVVAQSIHETVLAAMKRIGDSGAVGRAEPLPRKPPTGAFRPSVPQSYETPDSAAQTSELYRRNGPSETSEQATLKTLARLGEAVSNPARLEQGGGYITMGAGSDYEPMKGGQAGGYVVMEPPGLPASTKAASRQPLQDGGVTEYVTMSCCAPRSFSSSFLPLSSGAGEPGPGLQGVHLGIRDGWGRAGAQPCLQPPSELAGEYVCIEYAAADYIGMGTANPEPPDQGLNYVDLDLVPPLEVRGHAPGARSRPHSYARLEFQNLAEAGSSCSITPDSQVRFGPPPCP